The nucleotide sequence TCGACGCCATCCGCGCGAACTTCACGGTGCTGACCGCCGAGGTCCCGCGCGAGTCGATGGACAAGACCATCGCGACGCTCACCGACATCGGCGTCCTGAAGGCCGACCCGGCGGTGACGTACGACCAGGCGGTCCAGATCGCCAAGTGATCCCCCGGGACGCCGGTCGCCGCGCCCCGGCGACCGGCACCCGCCGGGACCGCGAACCTCCGGACCGCCCGCCGCCTCCCGCGGCCGGCGGTCCGGCCTCGGAGCGCACAGCCCCCGTACGACAGCTCCGCACCGCCCGAGGCGGCGCAGCACGAGCACCACAACGAAGGTGGTCGAGACGATGACCCATCCAGACGGCCCCCGGCCCGCCGGAAAGGCGCCGGCCGAGCAGGCCTCGCGGGCCGGCACGGCGGCCGAGCCCTCCCCCGTGTGGTCCGCGGCGCCCGCGGACGGAGTCCTGTTGAGCTACCGCGACGTCGAACAGACCTTCGCGGTGCGCGAAGGCCGTGCCTCCCGGCAGGTCACCGCGCTGACCGACGTCTCGTTCGACGTGCCCGCGGGCCAGTTCATCGCCATCGTGGGGGCCAGCGGCTGCGGCAAGACCACCCTGCTCAACATGGCGGCCGGCCTGGTCACGCCCACCGGCGGCTCGGTGACGCTGGGCGGTCGCCGGCCGTCCTGCCCCAACTACGACCTCGGCTACATGTTCGCCCGCGACGCGCTGCTGCCGTGGCGGTCCGCGCGGCACAACGTCGAGCTGCCCTTGGAGGCACGCGGCGTCCCGCGCCCGGAACGCCGCAAGAAGGCGGACGAGATGCTGGCCGCCGTCGGACTGGCCGGCCGCGAGAGCCAGTTCCCGGCGCAGTTGTCCCAGGGCATGCGCCAGCGCGTGGCCCTGGCCCGCACCCTCGCGGCCGACCCGCGCCTGCTGCTGATGGACGAGCCCTTCGCGGCCCTCGACGCGCGCACGCGCCTGCACATGCAGAGCGAGTTCCTGCGCATCTGGGAGCAGGACCGCGAGAACGGCGGCGACCGCACGGTCTTCCTGGTGACACACGACCTCCAGGAGGCGGCCCTCATGGCGGACCGCATCATCGTCATGCTCCCCAGCCCCGGGCGCATCGCCCAGGACATGATGATCGACCTGCCGCGCCCCCGCGCGCACCTGGTCGACGACATGATCTTCACCGAACGGTTCCGCGAGATTCAGCACGAGCTGTTCGCCCGGCTGGAAGGCGCCGTCGCCCCCGCGACCGCATCCGCCGGCTGACCGGCCCGTCGAATTCCCGCCCTTCGGCCGTCCCGTATGGAGAGACCCTTGACCACGCAGACTCAGGCCCCGCCCGCGCGGGGCACGGCGGCGCCCGCCACCGCCCCGGCCCGGGCCTCTCGCCGCCCCCTCGCCGATTCCCGCCTCATCGTCATCGCGACGCAGCTCGTGCTGCTCGTCGGCTTCCTGTCGCTGTGGGAGGCCGCCGCCCGCAACCGCTGGGTCGACCCGCTGTTCACCAGCAGACCGAGTGCGATCTGGTCGGCACTGATCGACTACCTCGGTTCGGACCAGGCGTCCACGTCGATCCGCGCGACGGCGACGGCGGTGCTGGAGTCGTTCGCCATCGGCTCCGCGCTGGGCATCCTCGTCGGCCTCATCCTCGGCTCGTCGCCGTTCCTCGACCGGGTGATCAGCCCGTTCCTCGTCCCGCTCAACGCGGTGCCGCGGATCGCGCTGGCCCCGCTGTTCGTCGCGTGGTTCGGGCTCACCAACCTGTCAAAGGTGGTGCTCGGGGTCTCGGTCGTGTTCTTCATCCTGGTGGAGAACGCGCGCTCGGCGGTCAAGGGCGTCGACCGCGACCAGCTCACCATGGCCCGCGTCGTCGGCCTGCGCGGGTGGCGGATGCTCACCAAGGTGGTCCTGCCGTCGGCCGTCCCCACGATCTTCGCGGGGCTCCGCCTCGGCATCACGTACGCGATCCTCGGCGTCATCGGCAGCGAGATGATCGCCGCCAAGGACGGCCTGGGCCAGGACGTGGTCCGGTACAGCTCCGAACTCCACATCGACTTCGTCTTCGCGGTGCTCATCGTCCTCGTGGTTCTCGCGACCGTGACGAGCTGGATCTTCGGTCTGCTGGAACGACGCCTGCTCCGCTGGCAGCGCTGATCCCACCGGGACGGGGGCGCGGGACGACTTCGCCGGGCTCGGGTGGGCGCCGCAGCGCGGGCCGGGATCGCGGTGTCCGTCGCTCCCGGCCTCCGCGGGGGCTCGGCGCCCAGCGCGCCGCGGCGGACGGCGAGGGCGAGGCACCGCCCGCCGAACAGCCGAACACCGGTTTTCGGGCTCGCCCCCGCGCGCCGTCCTCCGCGATCCCCGGGCCGGCCGACGTCCGTGGTGCGCGCTCGGACACGGCGGCGCGCCCGTGCCGGTCAGGTGTACAGCGTGGCCGCGCGGCGGGTGGCGTCGGCGAGGCGGGCGCGGAATTCGGGCGGGTGCAGGACCTCGGCCTCCGGGCCGAGGCGGAGGAGTTCGAAGTAGCCGATGTCCCAGGTCTCCAGGGGCAGCGTGACGGTGACCCAGCCGTCGGCGTCCGGAGGGCCCGCGGTGGCCAGGGCGTCGGAGGCGGCCGTCGGCTCCAGCAGGACGGGCAGGTATTCGACCGCGAGCGGACTCAGGCGTACGACGGCGTGCTCGTGCAGCATCGCGCGGGCGAACTCCCGTGCCGCCGTGGCCCAGTAGTCCGCGAGGTCGAACCGCGGGTCGCGCTCGAAGCGTTCGTCGCCGGCCTCGGCGGTCCGGAAGCGGTCGACACGGTACGAGCCGATGCGGCCGGAGGCGCTGCGCGCGGCGACGTACCACTGCCCGGCTTTCAGGACGAGGCCGTAGGGTTCCAGGCGCCGGTCCCGGACCCCGCCGCGCGCGGCGTAGCGGGCGTGGAGGACGCGGTCCTCCCACACGGCGCGCGAGATCTCGGCGAGCAGCGGCGGGGTCTCGGTGTCGCGGAACCACGCGGGCGCGTCGAGGTGGAACCGCTGCGTGGCGGCGGCGGGGGTGTCGCCGAGGACGGCGGCGACCTTGAGCCGCGCGGCGAGGGCCTGCCCGGCCAGCCCCATGTCGCGCAGCGGGCCCGGGAGTCCGGCCAGGTGCAGGACGGCGGCCTCCGCCGGTTCCAGGCCGGTGAGGCGGGTGCGGTAGCCGTCGACCAGGCGGTAGCCGCCGCGGCGGCCTCGTTCGGCGTAGACGGGTACTCCCGCCTCGACCAGGGCGGCGATGTCGCGTTGGACGGTCCGCTCGGACACCTCCAACTCGGCGGCCAGCTCGGTCGCGGTCATGGTGTGCCGCGTCTGGAGCAGCAACAGCAGCGCGATCGCCCGGCTCGCCCGCATGCCGCTCCTTCCGCCTCCGCCTGTCGCCGTCGTGCGCCCCGCCCGTGTTCGTCCGGTCGGGGCGCCCGCTGTTCCGCCGCGCCTCGGCGGGCTCTCCGGCGGTGCGGGGACCGCCCGGCACCCATTCTCCCGGGTCGGCGCCGCGGCCGTGCCCCGGTCCCGGAGAGCCATACGGAGTCCGCGGGGTGGTCACGCGCCCCGTGTCGGCCCCGGCACCGCCGGGGCCGACAGGCGCGAGTCCGGTGCGAGCGGTCACGCCCCGTCCGCGTCGCCTCCGAGCTTGGACGGGTCGGCGGCGAACACGGTCATCCACTGCGGCCGGAGCCGGAAGTAGACCACGTCCTTGTTCCAGTCGAAGGCGTTGTCGCCGTAGAAGTCCCGCAGGTACGCGAGGAGTTCGGGCCAACCGTCGGCCGGCTCGTCGTCCGGCGGGTTGAGGGTCTCGGCGGAGCCGTGGGTGAACACGCCCAACTCCTCGCCACGCATGTACGCGGCGCTCGCGGCGGGCCGGGCCGCGAGGTGCCGGGCCTTGGCGGCGGTACGGGCGGTGCCGAAATGCCATGCGCCGTGCAGGAAGTGCCCGTCCACGCCGCTGATCCGCGGCTCGCCCGCCGCCGTCACGGTGGACAGCGCGAGCGTGCACATGCCGGTCAGCGTCCGGGTGAGCTGTTCGGCGGTGAGTGTGCGTTCGGTGCTGATGATCGACCGCAGGTGGTTCGTGGAGCGGGCGAGCGAGCTGTCGAGGAGGTTTTGGAGGCGGTGGAGTTCGTCGGGTGTCTCGCGCATGGGGTTCCTGGTTCCTTGGTCTTCGTCGTCTCCGGCCCGTGTCTCCGCGGAACCGGCCGGCGACACCACCTTGCCCGCAAAACCCGACATCTTCCGTCGTGTTTTCCGCCGGGAATCCGCGCGGCCCGCACAGGCGCGCACGGGCGCCCGCGGGTGGTGCAACCTCCGTGGTGCCGTCGGGCGTCTGACAGGAGCCACCACGCCCAGGGCGAGCAGCCGCGCTCGGGCGTTCACCCGCGCAAGCGCCGCCACCGCCGGACTCGGCCTGGAGAAAGCGCCACGGCGCGGCGGGCCGGGGGAGGTCGCGTCGTCGTGCCGCGCCCTGGACGCGGCCGGGCGGAACACCCGGAAAAGAATCATGGGAAGCGCACTGGGAAGGTTTCCTGCCTTTTGCTACCTTCACGTGACCCGGGGGCCGGGAGCGTCGGCCGCCGGGTGATTCGGGTCAGCACGGCCGAGCCAGGGGGGCTCGCCGGGTCCCCGCGCACCGCACCGCCGAGGTCGGCCGTCCCCGTGCCTAACCGGCGGCGACGCCGTTCCCGACCGCCCGACGCGTCCCCGGCGGCCCGAACGTGACCACGGAACCGGAAGCCGCGATCGGCCTTCCGGTCGCACCGCACGCACGACGCCCCACCGGCAAGGCGTTTCGCACCGATACCGGCAACGAGCACTGTCGCCTGTCCCTTCCACAGTGAGGACCGTCGCATGAGTGACACCGCCGTGCACGAATCCGGTTCGAACGAGGTATCCCGGCGCGGCTTCGTCCGCGGCGCCGGCGCCCTGCTGGGGGCCGCGGCCCTGGCGGGGCCGATCGCCGTGCCGCGCGCACACGCGGCCCCTTCGGCCGCGGCGATCCCCGACGGCGCGCACGTCCCGGCCCTGGTGGTGGGCACCGGCTACGGCGGTTCGGTGACCGCGCTCCGCCTCGCCCAGGCGGGAGTCGACGTCCACATGATCGAAATGGGCATGGCCTGGGACACCCCGGGCTCGGACGGCAGGATCTTCGCCGGCACCACGAGCCCCGACAGCCGCTCGTACTGGCTGCGCACGCGGACGAAACAGCCGCTGAGCAACTTCCTCGGCTTCCCGATCGACAAGGACATCGCGCGGTACACGGGCATCCTCGACGCGGAGGACTTCAGCGGCATCACCGTCTACCAGGGTCGCGGACTCGGCGGCGGGTCCCTGGTCAACGGCGGCATGGCGGTCACCCCGCGCCGCGAGAACTTCGGCGCGATCCTGCCCTCGGTGAACGCCGCCGAGATGTACGCCACCTACTACCCCCGGGCCAACGCCGAACTGGGCGTCACGGAGGTCGACCGCACCTGGTGGGAGAACGCCGCCTGCTACCAGTACGCGCGCGTGGGCCGCAAGCATGCCGAGCGGTCCGGCTTCCCGTTCGTATTCGTCCCGAACGTCTACGACTGGGACTACATGAAGCAGGAGGCCGCCGGCGCGGTGCCCAAGTCGGCGCTGGCGGGGGAGGTGCTGTACGGCAACAACTACGGCAAGAAGTCGCTGCAGAAGACCTACATCCCCCGCATCAAGGCGACCGGCCGCGTCACGATCTCCACGCTGCACAAGGTCACTTCGGTCCGACCGGCACCCACCGGTGGTTACACCGTGGCGATCGACCAGATCGACACCGGCGGCGCCACCGTGGCCGGGAAGACCGTGGTCGCCGACCGCGTCTTCTTCGCGGCCGGAAGCGTCGGCACCACCAAGCTGCTGGTCATGCTGAAGGCGACCGGCGCGCTGCCGAACCTCAACGACGAGGTCGGCAAGGGCTGGGGTGACAACGGCAACGTCATGTGCGGCCGGGCCAACCACCTGTGGGACCCGACCGGTTCGCTGCAGTCGTCGATGCCGACGGCCGGCATCGACAACTGGGCGGCGGGCGGCGCGTTCGCCGAAGTCGCGCCGCTGCCGACCGGCATCGAGACGTACGCGTCCTTCTACCTGTCGATCACCAAGAACCCCAACCGGGCCCAGTTCACGTGGAACGCC is from Yinghuangia sp. ASG 101 and encodes:
- a CDS encoding helix-turn-helix transcriptional regulator — its product is MRASRAIALLLLLQTRHTMTATELAAELEVSERTVQRDIAALVEAGVPVYAERGRRGGYRLVDGYRTRLTGLEPAEAAVLHLAGLPGPLRDMGLAGQALAARLKVAAVLGDTPAAATQRFHLDAPAWFRDTETPPLLAEISRAVWEDRVLHARYAARGGVRDRRLEPYGLVLKAGQWYVAARSASGRIGSYRVDRFRTAEAGDERFERDPRFDLADYWATAAREFARAMLHEHAVVRLSPLAVEYLPVLLEPTAASDALATAGPPDADGWVTVTLPLETWDIGYFELLRLGPEAEVLHPPEFRARLADATRRAATLYT
- a CDS encoding pyridoxamine 5'-phosphate oxidase family protein gives rise to the protein MRETPDELHRLQNLLDSSLARSTNHLRSIISTERTLTAEQLTRTLTGMCTLALSTVTAAGEPRISGVDGHFLHGAWHFGTARTAAKARHLAARPAASAAYMRGEELGVFTHGSAETLNPPDDEPADGWPELLAYLRDFYGDNAFDWNKDVVYFRLRPQWMTVFAADPSKLGGDADGA
- a CDS encoding GMC oxidoreductase, with the translated sequence MSDTAVHESGSNEVSRRGFVRGAGALLGAAALAGPIAVPRAHAAPSAAAIPDGAHVPALVVGTGYGGSVTALRLAQAGVDVHMIEMGMAWDTPGSDGRIFAGTTSPDSRSYWLRTRTKQPLSNFLGFPIDKDIARYTGILDAEDFSGITVYQGRGLGGGSLVNGGMAVTPRRENFGAILPSVNAAEMYATYYPRANAELGVTEVDRTWWENAACYQYARVGRKHAERSGFPFVFVPNVYDWDYMKQEAAGAVPKSALAGEVLYGNNYGKKSLQKTYIPRIKATGRVTISTLHKVTSVRPAPTGGYTVAIDQIDTGGATVAGKTVVADRVFFAAGSVGTTKLLVMLKATGALPNLNDEVGKGWGDNGNVMCGRANHLWDPTGSLQSSMPTAGIDNWAAGGAFAEVAPLPTGIETYASFYLSITKNPNRAQFTWNASAGRVDLNWQASWKQPSIDMAKTIFDKINAKEGTIYRTDLFGVYKIWGDHLTYHPLGGAVLDKATDNYGRLRGYSGLYVTDGALIPGNTSVNPFVTITALAERNIDNVIANDL
- a CDS encoding ABC transporter permease; translation: MTTQTQAPPARGTAAPATAPARASRRPLADSRLIVIATQLVLLVGFLSLWEAAARNRWVDPLFTSRPSAIWSALIDYLGSDQASTSIRATATAVLESFAIGSALGILVGLILGSSPFLDRVISPFLVPLNAVPRIALAPLFVAWFGLTNLSKVVLGVSVVFFILVENARSAVKGVDRDQLTMARVVGLRGWRMLTKVVLPSAVPTIFAGLRLGITYAILGVIGSEMIAAKDGLGQDVVRYSSELHIDFVFAVLIVLVVLATVTSWIFGLLERRLLRWQR
- a CDS encoding ABC transporter ATP-binding protein, translating into MTHPDGPRPAGKAPAEQASRAGTAAEPSPVWSAAPADGVLLSYRDVEQTFAVREGRASRQVTALTDVSFDVPAGQFIAIVGASGCGKTTLLNMAAGLVTPTGGSVTLGGRRPSCPNYDLGYMFARDALLPWRSARHNVELPLEARGVPRPERRKKADEMLAAVGLAGRESQFPAQLSQGMRQRVALARTLAADPRLLLMDEPFAALDARTRLHMQSEFLRIWEQDRENGGDRTVFLVTHDLQEAALMADRIIVMLPSPGRIAQDMMIDLPRPRAHLVDDMIFTERFREIQHELFARLEGAVAPATASAG